The Chloroflexota bacterium genome window below encodes:
- a CDS encoding zinc-ribbon domain containing protein — translation MLTDKTITCRDCGMDFVFSAGEQQFYQEKGLAHEPQRCSSCRAVAKQNRELGIGTGGGAREMHAAVCAECGGQALVPFLPRNDRPVYCSSCFDKVRARS, via the coding sequence GTGTTGACCGACAAGACCATTACGTGCCGCGACTGCGGGATGGACTTCGTCTTCTCGGCCGGGGAGCAGCAGTTCTACCAGGAGAAGGGGCTTGCGCATGAGCCCCAGCGCTGCTCGAGCTGCCGCGCGGTTGCCAAGCAGAACCGCGAGCTGGGCATCGGCACGGGGGGCGGGGCCCGCGAAATGCACGCCGCGGTGTGCGCGGAGTGTGGGGGGCAGGCCCTTGTGCCGTTCCTCCCGCGCAACGACCGCCCGGTCTATTGCAGCAGCTGCTTCGACAAGGTTCGCGCCCGATCCTGA